One part of the Odontesthes bonariensis isolate fOdoBon6 chromosome 15, fOdoBon6.hap1, whole genome shotgun sequence genome encodes these proteins:
- the acer1 gene encoding alkaline ceramidase 1 — translation MGGVCSGEKMAEVFAYESSEIDWCENNYKHSEHVVEYFNTMSSFFFFIISPIMLHLLHPYAKERNLAIHLVWIMMIFVGFFSAYFHMTLSFVGQMLDELSILWVLAVGYAIWFPRKLFPSFIKDRSTFSRLVLAVTVITTVSSFVKPTANAYALNCFGLHLLYTLAVEMRCCTDQKVLRLAKLSVALWVLAISCWISDRFGCSFWQRLNFCYLHGIWHILIVMAVAYASTLVAYLDASYEIPYSLPGLQFWPCDKWAVGFPHIVLKGTTKTQKRC, via the exons ATGGGAG GTGTCTGTTCTGGTGAGAAGATGGCAGAGGTTTTTGCTTATGAGAGCTCAGAAATCGACTGGTGTGAAAACAACTACAAACACTCCGAGCACGTAGTGGAGTACTTTAACACA AtgagcagcttttttttcttcattatatCTCCCATCATGCTCCACCTGCTGCACCCTTACGCCAAAGAGAGGAACTTGGCGATCCATTTGGTCTGGATCATGATGATCTTTGTAG GATTTTTCTCTGCATACTTCCACATGACTCTTAGTTTTGTCGGTCAGATGTTGGATGAGCTGTCGATCTTGTGGGTGTTGGCAGTGGGATATGCTATTTGGTTCCCTCGTAAACTCTTCCCCTCTTTCATAAAAGACAG GTCTACATTTTCAAGGCTGGTCTTGGCGGTCACCGTCATCACCACCGTGTCATCGTTTGTTAAACCTACAGCAAATGCCTACGCCTTAAACTGCTTCGGCCTCCACCTGCTTTACACCCTCGCTGTCGAGATGAGATG CTGCACTGACCAGAAGGTTCTGCGTCTCGCCAAGCTGTCGGTGGCTCTGTGGGTGCTCGCCATCTCCTGCTGGATTAGTGACCGTTTTGGCTGCAGTTTTTGGCAGCGGCTTAACTTCTGCTACCTGCATGGCATTTG GCACATTCTGATCGTGATGGCTGTAGCTTACGCTAGCACGCTGGTGGCTTACCTGGACGCCAGCTACGAAATACCGTACTCTCTGCCTGGACTGCAGTTCTGGCCCTGTGATAAATGGGCTGTTGGATTTCCTCACATTGTCCTGAAAGGCACTACGAAGACTCAGAAACGGTGCTAA